From a single Rosa rugosa chromosome 7, drRosRugo1.1, whole genome shotgun sequence genomic region:
- the LOC133721148 gene encoding zinc finger protein ZAT18-like produces MKRTREEVVGVDMDKVLMLLSCRLETKFKRCSSTPNDVFECKTCNRQFPSFQALGGHRASHNKPRTLMGSDQDPKSENKMAQSKPKKHECSICGREFSSGQALGGHMRRHRTVNARFSATIPSGASVDGASKMKIPILVRSNSKRLMCLDMDLNLTPLENDLKLLFGNMAPKIDTLIS; encoded by the coding sequence ATGAAGAGAACTAGAGAAGAGGTTGTTGGTGTAGACATGGATAAAGTTCTTATGCTACTATCATGTAGGTTAGAAACCAAGTTCAAAAGATGTTCATCTACCCCAAATGATGTGTTCGAGTGCAAAACTTGCAATCGTCAATTCCCATCGTTCCAAGCTCTTGGTGGCCACAGAGCAAGCCACAATAAGCCAAGAACGTTAATGGGCAGTGATCAAGACCCGAAAAGTGAGAACAAAATGGCGCAAAGCAAGCCGAAAAAGCACGAGTGCTCCATATGTGGGCGTGAGTTTAGTTCGGGACAAGCTTTGGGGGGTCATATGAGAAGGCATAGAACGGTGAATGCTCGGTTTTCTGCTACCATTCCTTCTGGTGCGTCGGTTGATGGTGCTTCAAAGATGAAGATTCCGATACTAGTGAGATCGAATAGTAAGAGGTTGATGTGTTTGGACATGGACCTGAACTTGACGCCTCTAGAGAATGACTTGAAGCTGTTGTTTGGGAATATGGCACCAAAAATTGATACTTTGATTTCATAA
- the LOC133722833 gene encoding uncharacterized protein LOC133722833 — translation MGCVSSNLFNHDDDFSQLGSSALSPHIVSLTSSTYGLLTLDPPPPPPPTPTPTPTSPPSRFTLGSIFPTSLSEPRLLWSNPKSSTLGSSWPASTPTDFSFHCSHRRSPSRFELQKPHTTCPDEVALRTVGGERRRWAEQPSPSLSKNEEEEEKKIRERRS, via the coding sequence ATGGGTTGCGTTTCTTCCAATCTCTTCAACCACGACGATGACTTCTCCCAGCTCGGCAGCTCCGCCTTGAGCCCCCACATCGTCTCCCTCACCTCCTCCACCTACGGCCTCCTCACCCTCGACcccccacccccacccccacccacacccacacccacacccacCAGCCCACCTTCTCGATTCACATTGGGTTCCATCTTTCCCACCTCCCTCTCAGAGCCCAGATTGCTCTGGTCCAACCCGAAGTCATCAACTCTTGGGAGCTCATGGCCGGCCTCGACACCAACAGATTTCAGTTTTCACTGCTCCCACCGTCGAAGCCCTTCTCGATTCGAACTTCAAAAACCACATACCACTTGTCCAGACGAGGTCGCGCTGCGAACTGTCGGTGGGGAGCGGCGGAGGTGGGCTGAGCAGCCATCTCCGAGCCTGAgcaaaaacgaagaagaagaagagaagaaaataagggAGAGAAGATCGTGA
- the LOC133721149 gene encoding zinc finger protein ZAT11-like, with protein sequence MKTMRNQEVTGLDMAKCLMLLSCRLETKFKNCSSSPNDVYECKTCNRQFSSFQALGGHRASHKKPRTLPGSDQDSKSETKLAQSKPKKHECSICGMEFSLGQALGGHMRRHRMMNAGFSSSVPSAAVVASKIPVLMRSNSKRVMCLDMDLNLTPLENDLKVLFGNMAPKVDTLVS encoded by the coding sequence ATGAAGACAATGAGAAATCAAGAGGTTACGGGTTTAGACATGGCGAAATGTCTGATGCTCCTCTCTTGTAGGTTAGAGACCAAGTTCAAAAATTGTTCATCGTCGCCAAACGATGTGTACGAGTGCAAAACCTGCAACCGCCAATTCTCATCGTTCCAAGCCCTTGGTGGCCACAGAGCGAGTCACAAGAAGCCGAGAACGTTACCGGGCAGCGATCAGGACTCGAAAAGTGAGACCAAATTGGCGCAAAGCAAGCCGAAAAAGCACGAGTGCTCCATATGCGGGATGGAGTTCAGTTTGGGGCAAGCTTTGGGGGGTCATATGCGAAGGCACAGAATGATGAACGCCGGGTTTTCTTCTTCGGTTCCTTCTGCGGCTGTTGTTGCTTCGAAGATTCCTGTGCTGATGAGGTCGAATAGTAAGAGGGTGATGTGTTTGGACATGGACTTGAACTTGACGCCTTTGGAAAATGACCTGAAGGTCTTGTTTGGAAACATGGCTCCAAAAGTTGATACTCTGGTTTCTTAA
- the LOC133723369 gene encoding kinesin-like protein KIN-5B isoform X2, which produces MTSVTPDSRKVGTGMAASPSPFLTPRPEKRRGTLDWNSNHKDKDKDKEVNVQVVLRCRPLSDEEQKSHVQKVVSCNEQKREVTVLHSLNNKPIDKVFTFDKVFGPKAQQKSIYEQAISPIVNEVLDGFNCTVFAYGQTGTGKTYTMEGGMRKKNGNLPAEAGVIPRAVHQIFDTLEAQNADYSLRVTFLELYNEEITDLLAPEDHSRISEDRQKKPISLMEDGKGCVIVRGLEEEPVYTVNEIYTLLERGAAKRRTADTLLNKRSSRSHSVFSITVHIKEATVGDEELIKCGKLNLVDLAGSENISRSGAREARAREAGEINKSLLTLGRVINALVEHSTHIPYRDSKLTRLLRESLGGKTKTCIIATISPCFHFVDETLSTLDYAHRAKNIKNRPEANQKMSKTVLLKDLYIEIERMKEDIRAAREKNGVYIPRERFVQEEAEKKARVERIEQLENDLNLSEKQVEKFRELYLSEQEQKLDFQCELKDCKINLENSNKALLELQENHRVAILTLKEKEHIISKLLYSENLLIGRAKELRTDLQTASEDISSLHEKLDQKDRMEEENQGLVLTFGSQLDRSLKDLHKTILGSVSQQQNQLRCMEEHVHSYLASKCDATKVLESRIKKISETYSSGVSALKELANMLQMKASSDLEQLNSKTLSQTVAVEKFLGSAVTEANEVIQDIQQSIVEHKQLLAFSTQQHELGLQRSLHSAQVISNASVNFFDDLHDRASEVMKILESSQVKRFHQLVNFEKMFKEEAAREEKQAFDKIAAVLETLTSKKISMVSEASTSIKLTDTKEHSILQKEVFTMQQVATDARKELSEHLEKVESHFMEDTFSAAESHTIMENCLQECSERVGYSRKQWENTQSTINHMNKNSVSKIESTVKENIFANRLAHEEFVSASSHVDADFDAITIDTLACINASLMQDHEKAKEMDSITTLCLDQLKSVQDNHSESVSTIRNQAEKCLVQDYAVDKHAGTRKKQVIEVPSLASIEEMRSSFDIKEENVSDNKLKWSQTESKIPCPRTPFADVN; this is translated from the exons ATGACGTCAGTGACGCCTGATTCTAGGAAAGTTGGGACGGGGATGGCAGCATCCCCATCTCCTTTTCTCACGCCTCGGCCCGAAAAGCGGCGTGGTACTCTTGATTGGAATTCGAATCACAAGGATAAGGATAAGGATAAGGAAGTTAATGTGCAAGTTGTGCTCAGATGCAG GCCATTAAGTGATGAGGAGCAAAAGTCGCATGTTCAGAAGGTGGTATCATGTAATGAACAAAAAAGAGAAGTCACTGTTTTGCACAGTCTAAATAACAAGCCAATAGACAAGGTTTTCACTTTTGACAAG GTTTTCGGTCCAAAAGCACAGCAAAAGTCAATATATGAACAAGCCATTTCCCCTATTGTGAATGAAGTTCTTGATGGTTTCAACTGCACTGTATTTGCATATGGGCAGACAGGCACCGGTAAAACTTATACAATGGAAGGTGGGATGAGAAAAAAG AATGGCAATTTACCTGCTGAGGCTGGTGTTATTCCACGGGCTGTTCATCAGATTTTTGATACACTCGAAGCACAAAATGCAGACTACAGCCTGAGAGTGACATTCTTGGAACTATATAATGAAGAAATAACTGATTTACTAGCTCCAGAGGACCACTCAAGAATTTCTGAAGACAGGCAAAAGAAACCTATTTCCTTGATGGAGGATGGAAAGGGTTGTGTGATCGTGAGAGGCCTCGAAGAAGAACCTGTGTATACTGTAAATGAAATTTATACTCTGTTGGAAAGGGGGGCTGCCAAGAGGCGTACAGCAGACACTCTTCTGAACAAGCGCAGCAG TCGCTCTCATTCCGTCTTTTCCATTACTGTCCATATAAAAGAAGCAACAGTTGGTGATGAGGAGCTAATTAAATGCGGCAAACTTAATCTTGTTGATTTGGCAGGATCAGAAAATATATCTCGTTCAGGTGCACGTGAG GCTCGTGCAAGAGAAGCAGGAGAGATAAATAAGAGCTTACTCACCTTAGGCCGTGTCATAAATGCACTAGTGGAGCATTCCACTCATATACCTTACAG GGACAGTAAGCTTACAAGACTTTTAAGAGAGTCACTAGGAGGCAAAACAAAAACTTGCATCATCGCCACAATTTCTCCTTGTTTTCATTTCGTGGATGAGACTCTAAGCACACTAGATTATGCCCATCGTGCCAAGAACATCAAAAACAGACCTGAG GCAAACCAGAAAATGTCAAAAACAGTGCTGCTTAAGGATTTGTATATAGAGATTGAGAGAATGAAAGAAG ATATTCGGGCAGCACGTGAAAAGAATGGTGTTTATATTCCACGTGAAAGATTTGTCCAGGAAGAAGCTGAGAAGAAG GCTAGGGTTGAGAGAATAGAGCAATTGGAGAATGACCTCAACCTCTCAGAAAAG CAAGTGGAAAAGTTTCGTGAGCTCTATCTCAGCGAGCAAGAACAGAAATTGGATTTCCAATGTGAGCTCAAGGACTGTAAG ATAAATCTGGAAAATAGTAACAAGGCATTGCTTGAACTTCAAGAGAATCACCGGGTAGCCATCTTAACCCTAAAAGAGAAGGAGCATATCATCTCCAAACTGCTATACTCAG AAAATCTTTTAATTGGACGAGCAAAGGAGTTACGCACTGATCTACAGACTGCATCAGAGGATATAAGTTCGCTACATGAAAAATTAG ATCAGAAAGACAGAATGGAGGAAGAAAATCAAGGCTTGGTTTTGACATTTGGTTCTCAGCTTGACCGGAGTTTAAAAGATCTGCATAAGACCATCTTAGGGTCTGTTTCTCAACAGCAGAACCAACTAAGATGCATGGAGGAACATGTTCACTCATACCTTGCGAGTAAATGTGAT GCAACAAAGGTATTGGAATCAAGGATTAAGAAAATATCAGAGACATACAGTTCTGGAGTATCAGCCTTGAAGGAGCTTGCCAACATGCTGCAAATGAAAGCATCATCTGACCTGGAGCAGCTAAATAGTAAAACATTATCACAGACGGTGGCTGTTGAGAAG TTTCTCGGATCTGCGGTTACGGAGGCCAACGAGGTCATCCAAGATATTCAGCAGTCTATTGTTGAGCATAAGCAGCTATTGGCTTTCTCCACTCAGCAACACGAGCTG GGATTACAACGAAGTTTGCATTCAGCACAAGTTATTTCAAATGCTAGTGTGAATTTTTTTGATGACCTCCATGACCGTGCTTCAGAAGTTATGAAAATTCTTGAATCTAGTCAAGTCAAACGATTCCACCAGTTAGTGAACTTTGAGAAGATGTTTAAG GAAGAGGCTGCTAGAGAGGAAAAAcaggcttttgataaaattgCAGCAGTATTAGAAACTTTGACGTCTAAGAAAATTTCTATG GTATCGGAGGCATCAACCAGCATCAAGCTCACAGATACAAAAGAGCATAGCATATTGCAAAAAGAGGTGTTTACCATGCAACAAGTGGCAACAGATGCTAGGAAGGAGTTGAGCGAACATCTGGAAAAGGTGGAGAGTCATTTTATGGAAGACACATTCTCAGCAGCTGAATCTCACACAATCATGGAAAACTGCCTCCAAGAGTG CTCAGAGAGAGTTGGTTATTCTAGAAAACAGTGGGAAAATACCCAGTCAACGATAAATCATATGAATAAGAACAGTGTTTCAAAGATCGAATCCACTGTGAA GGAAAACATCTTTGCAAATCGTTTGGCACATGAAGAGTTTGTGTCTGCATCCTCCCATGTGGATGCAGATTTTGATGCTATAACCATTGACACGCTGGCATGCATTAATG CTTCGCTGATGCAAGATCATGAAAAGGCAAAAGAGATGGATTCCATAACTACCTTATGCTTGGATCAACTTAAATCAGTACAAGACAATCACAGTGAAAGTGTATCAACCATACGAAACCAAGCAGAAAAGTGTCTTGTACAAGATTATGCA GTTGATAAGCATGCTGGTACTCGGAAGAAACAAGTTATAGAAGTCCCAAGCTTGGCATCTATTGAGGAAATGAGAAGCTCCTTTGACATCAAAGAAGAGAATGTTTCTGATAACAAATTGAAGTGGAGCCAAACCGAAAGCAAGATCCCGTGTCCTAGAACTCCCTTCGCAGATGTCAACTAA
- the LOC133723369 gene encoding kinesin-like protein KIN-5B isoform X1 produces MTSVTPDSRKVGTGMAASPSPFLTPRPEKRRGTLDWNSNHKDKDKDKEVNVQVVLRCRPLSDEEQKSHVQKVVSCNEQKREVTVLHSLNNKPIDKVFTFDKVFGPKAQQKSIYEQAISPIVNEVLDGFNCTVFAYGQTGTGKTYTMEGGMRKKNGNLPAEAGVIPRAVHQIFDTLEAQNADYSLRVTFLELYNEEITDLLAPEDHSRISEDRQKKPISLMEDGKGCVIVRGLEEEPVYTVNEIYTLLERGAAKRRTADTLLNKRSSRSHSVFSITVHIKEATVGDEELIKCGKLNLVDLAGSENISRSGAREARAREAGEINKSLLTLGRVINALVEHSTHIPYRDSKLTRLLRESLGGKTKTCIIATISPCFHFVDETLSTLDYAHRAKNIKNRPEANQKMSKTVLLKDLYIEIERMKEDIRAAREKNGVYIPRERFVQEEAEKKARVERIEQLENDLNLSEKARVERIEQLENDLNLSEKQVEKFRELYLSEQEQKLDFQCELKDCKINLENSNKALLELQENHRVAILTLKEKEHIISKLLYSENLLIGRAKELRTDLQTASEDISSLHEKLDQKDRMEEENQGLVLTFGSQLDRSLKDLHKTILGSVSQQQNQLRCMEEHVHSYLASKCDATKVLESRIKKISETYSSGVSALKELANMLQMKASSDLEQLNSKTLSQTVAVEKFLGSAVTEANEVIQDIQQSIVEHKQLLAFSTQQHELGLQRSLHSAQVISNASVNFFDDLHDRASEVMKILESSQVKRFHQLVNFEKMFKEEAAREEKQAFDKIAAVLETLTSKKISMVSEASTSIKLTDTKEHSILQKEVFTMQQVATDARKELSEHLEKVESHFMEDTFSAAESHTIMENCLQECSERVGYSRKQWENTQSTINHMNKNSVSKIESTVKENIFANRLAHEEFVSASSHVDADFDAITIDTLACINASLMQDHEKAKEMDSITTLCLDQLKSVQDNHSESVSTIRNQAEKCLVQDYAVDKHAGTRKKQVIEVPSLASIEEMRSSFDIKEENVSDNKLKWSQTESKIPCPRTPFADVN; encoded by the exons ATGACGTCAGTGACGCCTGATTCTAGGAAAGTTGGGACGGGGATGGCAGCATCCCCATCTCCTTTTCTCACGCCTCGGCCCGAAAAGCGGCGTGGTACTCTTGATTGGAATTCGAATCACAAGGATAAGGATAAGGATAAGGAAGTTAATGTGCAAGTTGTGCTCAGATGCAG GCCATTAAGTGATGAGGAGCAAAAGTCGCATGTTCAGAAGGTGGTATCATGTAATGAACAAAAAAGAGAAGTCACTGTTTTGCACAGTCTAAATAACAAGCCAATAGACAAGGTTTTCACTTTTGACAAG GTTTTCGGTCCAAAAGCACAGCAAAAGTCAATATATGAACAAGCCATTTCCCCTATTGTGAATGAAGTTCTTGATGGTTTCAACTGCACTGTATTTGCATATGGGCAGACAGGCACCGGTAAAACTTATACAATGGAAGGTGGGATGAGAAAAAAG AATGGCAATTTACCTGCTGAGGCTGGTGTTATTCCACGGGCTGTTCATCAGATTTTTGATACACTCGAAGCACAAAATGCAGACTACAGCCTGAGAGTGACATTCTTGGAACTATATAATGAAGAAATAACTGATTTACTAGCTCCAGAGGACCACTCAAGAATTTCTGAAGACAGGCAAAAGAAACCTATTTCCTTGATGGAGGATGGAAAGGGTTGTGTGATCGTGAGAGGCCTCGAAGAAGAACCTGTGTATACTGTAAATGAAATTTATACTCTGTTGGAAAGGGGGGCTGCCAAGAGGCGTACAGCAGACACTCTTCTGAACAAGCGCAGCAG TCGCTCTCATTCCGTCTTTTCCATTACTGTCCATATAAAAGAAGCAACAGTTGGTGATGAGGAGCTAATTAAATGCGGCAAACTTAATCTTGTTGATTTGGCAGGATCAGAAAATATATCTCGTTCAGGTGCACGTGAG GCTCGTGCAAGAGAAGCAGGAGAGATAAATAAGAGCTTACTCACCTTAGGCCGTGTCATAAATGCACTAGTGGAGCATTCCACTCATATACCTTACAG GGACAGTAAGCTTACAAGACTTTTAAGAGAGTCACTAGGAGGCAAAACAAAAACTTGCATCATCGCCACAATTTCTCCTTGTTTTCATTTCGTGGATGAGACTCTAAGCACACTAGATTATGCCCATCGTGCCAAGAACATCAAAAACAGACCTGAG GCAAACCAGAAAATGTCAAAAACAGTGCTGCTTAAGGATTTGTATATAGAGATTGAGAGAATGAAAGAAG ATATTCGGGCAGCACGTGAAAAGAATGGTGTTTATATTCCACGTGAAAGATTTGTCCAGGAAGAAGCTGAGAAGAAG GCTAGGGTTGAGAGAATAGAGCAATTGGAGAATGACCTCAACCTCTCAGAAAAG GCTAGGGTTGAGAGAATAGAGCAATTGGAGAATGACCTCAACCTCTCAGAAAAG CAAGTGGAAAAGTTTCGTGAGCTCTATCTCAGCGAGCAAGAACAGAAATTGGATTTCCAATGTGAGCTCAAGGACTGTAAG ATAAATCTGGAAAATAGTAACAAGGCATTGCTTGAACTTCAAGAGAATCACCGGGTAGCCATCTTAACCCTAAAAGAGAAGGAGCATATCATCTCCAAACTGCTATACTCAG AAAATCTTTTAATTGGACGAGCAAAGGAGTTACGCACTGATCTACAGACTGCATCAGAGGATATAAGTTCGCTACATGAAAAATTAG ATCAGAAAGACAGAATGGAGGAAGAAAATCAAGGCTTGGTTTTGACATTTGGTTCTCAGCTTGACCGGAGTTTAAAAGATCTGCATAAGACCATCTTAGGGTCTGTTTCTCAACAGCAGAACCAACTAAGATGCATGGAGGAACATGTTCACTCATACCTTGCGAGTAAATGTGAT GCAACAAAGGTATTGGAATCAAGGATTAAGAAAATATCAGAGACATACAGTTCTGGAGTATCAGCCTTGAAGGAGCTTGCCAACATGCTGCAAATGAAAGCATCATCTGACCTGGAGCAGCTAAATAGTAAAACATTATCACAGACGGTGGCTGTTGAGAAG TTTCTCGGATCTGCGGTTACGGAGGCCAACGAGGTCATCCAAGATATTCAGCAGTCTATTGTTGAGCATAAGCAGCTATTGGCTTTCTCCACTCAGCAACACGAGCTG GGATTACAACGAAGTTTGCATTCAGCACAAGTTATTTCAAATGCTAGTGTGAATTTTTTTGATGACCTCCATGACCGTGCTTCAGAAGTTATGAAAATTCTTGAATCTAGTCAAGTCAAACGATTCCACCAGTTAGTGAACTTTGAGAAGATGTTTAAG GAAGAGGCTGCTAGAGAGGAAAAAcaggcttttgataaaattgCAGCAGTATTAGAAACTTTGACGTCTAAGAAAATTTCTATG GTATCGGAGGCATCAACCAGCATCAAGCTCACAGATACAAAAGAGCATAGCATATTGCAAAAAGAGGTGTTTACCATGCAACAAGTGGCAACAGATGCTAGGAAGGAGTTGAGCGAACATCTGGAAAAGGTGGAGAGTCATTTTATGGAAGACACATTCTCAGCAGCTGAATCTCACACAATCATGGAAAACTGCCTCCAAGAGTG CTCAGAGAGAGTTGGTTATTCTAGAAAACAGTGGGAAAATACCCAGTCAACGATAAATCATATGAATAAGAACAGTGTTTCAAAGATCGAATCCACTGTGAA GGAAAACATCTTTGCAAATCGTTTGGCACATGAAGAGTTTGTGTCTGCATCCTCCCATGTGGATGCAGATTTTGATGCTATAACCATTGACACGCTGGCATGCATTAATG CTTCGCTGATGCAAGATCATGAAAAGGCAAAAGAGATGGATTCCATAACTACCTTATGCTTGGATCAACTTAAATCAGTACAAGACAATCACAGTGAAAGTGTATCAACCATACGAAACCAAGCAGAAAAGTGTCTTGTACAAGATTATGCA GTTGATAAGCATGCTGGTACTCGGAAGAAACAAGTTATAGAAGTCCCAAGCTTGGCATCTATTGAGGAAATGAGAAGCTCCTTTGACATCAAAGAAGAGAATGTTTCTGATAACAAATTGAAGTGGAGCCAAACCGAAAGCAAGATCCCGTGTCCTAGAACTCCCTTCGCAGATGTCAACTAA